A genome region from Bacteroidota bacterium includes the following:
- a CDS encoding STAS domain-containing protein, whose translation MNSTFTRTGDTLSVGLSGDLTGGAEAMRFAKLIRDEIAAAGGVTSVVIGMKDVGFVDSSGLGMLLGAREAAEAVGAKLTLESPNAQFLHLLELTKLSEVLGVRK comes from the coding sequence ATGAACTCTACGTTCACCAGAACCGGCGATACGCTCTCGGTCGGCCTTTCGGGCGACTTGACGGGCGGCGCCGAAGCGATGCGGTTCGCGAAGCTGATCCGCGACGAGATCGCCGCTGCCGGCGGTGTCACGAGTGTCGTGATCGGGATGAAGGATGTTGGGTTCGTCGACAGTTCCGGTCTCGGGATGCTGCTTGGCGCACGCGAGGCTGCCGAAGCCGTCGGTGCGAAGCTGACGCTCGAATCGCCGAATGCGCAGTTCCTGCATTTGCTCGAGCTCACGAAGCTCAGCGAGGTGCTTGGGGTTCGCAAATAG